One Rhodothermales bacterium DNA window includes the following coding sequences:
- a CDS encoding general stress protein CsbD, whose amino-acid sequence MATQHMNESWRRVKDQIKAVWSEHDFGDKEMKKARGDLSKMVDLIHDKTGEPRNEIMQKIIAFI is encoded by the coding sequence ATGGCTACCCAGCACATGAATGAGAGTTGGAGGCGAGTGAAGGACCAGATCAAAGCGGTCTGGAGCGAGCACGACTTTGGCGATAAGGAAATGAAGAAGGCCAGGGGAGATCTCTCGAAAATGGTCGACCTTATCCACGACAAGACGGGTGAGCCCCGTAACGAAATCATGCAGAAGATCATTGCCTTCATATAG